The proteins below are encoded in one region of Paraburkholderia aromaticivorans:
- a CDS encoding SulP family inorganic anion transporter encodes MNLREQFVSFPRDMFAGTVVFLVALPLCLGIANASGVDPFAGLLSGIIGGLVVALLSGSHLSVSGPAAGLVVIVVDGMTRLGSFPSFLMAVLLAGAMQFGFGLLKAGRFAAYVPSSVIKGMLAAIGLLLIIKQAPLAAGLANGSASGTTGTIVTPFGAMSVAACAIAIVSLAILASWETRAARRFALVRHVPAPLAVVLFGISVTLLLDFAAPGFAPPLEHRVSLPSLASFAALDQAFNWPELTHLLNPEVWRLAMTIAIVASLETLLSLEAVEQIDPKKRPVQPDRELKAQGIGNMVAGAIGGLPITSVIVRSSANVEAGAQSRWSAVVHGVLLLVSVFALTAVINLIPLASLATILIFTGLKLAKPSMFADAARQGLARFAPFVVTISAVLLTDLLMGIVLGIVCSIAFAIHAHMQRPITLAQHDDHFLLIFRKDVSFLAKVSLKEHLKAIPDGATVLLDGSRADFIDPDVREMIDEFLGNVPARGIHVECRQLGPIVEERVGLRGIGAFLRRQ; translated from the coding sequence ATGAATCTACGCGAACAGTTTGTATCGTTTCCCCGCGATATGTTTGCCGGCACGGTCGTCTTTCTCGTCGCACTTCCGTTGTGTCTCGGCATCGCCAATGCATCCGGCGTCGATCCGTTTGCCGGCCTGCTTTCCGGAATCATCGGCGGCCTTGTCGTCGCCTTGCTGAGCGGCTCGCATCTGAGCGTCAGCGGTCCCGCGGCCGGGCTCGTGGTGATCGTCGTCGATGGGATGACGAGGCTCGGCAGCTTTCCCTCGTTTCTGATGGCGGTTCTGCTCGCGGGCGCCATGCAGTTCGGATTCGGCCTGCTCAAAGCGGGTCGCTTTGCCGCCTACGTGCCGTCTTCCGTCATCAAGGGCATGTTGGCGGCGATCGGCCTGTTGCTCATCATCAAACAGGCGCCGCTCGCGGCGGGCCTGGCCAACGGTAGCGCGAGCGGCACGACCGGCACGATCGTCACGCCGTTCGGCGCGATGTCCGTGGCTGCATGCGCGATTGCGATCGTATCGCTGGCGATCCTCGCCAGTTGGGAAACCAGGGCCGCGCGACGCTTCGCCCTCGTGCGCCATGTGCCCGCGCCGCTTGCGGTCGTGTTGTTCGGCATTTCGGTCACGCTGTTGCTCGACTTTGCCGCTCCCGGGTTCGCGCCGCCGCTCGAGCATCGTGTGTCGCTGCCGTCGTTGGCCTCGTTTGCCGCATTGGACCAAGCGTTCAACTGGCCTGAATTGACGCACTTACTGAACCCCGAGGTTTGGCGCCTGGCAATGACGATCGCGATCGTCGCGAGTCTGGAAACGCTGCTCAGTCTCGAAGCCGTCGAGCAAATCGATCCGAAGAAACGCCCTGTGCAGCCGGACCGCGAACTCAAGGCACAGGGCATCGGCAACATGGTGGCGGGTGCGATCGGCGGCCTGCCGATCACGTCCGTGATCGTCCGCAGTTCCGCCAACGTCGAAGCGGGTGCGCAAAGCCGCTGGTCGGCCGTCGTGCACGGCGTGTTGTTGCTCGTGAGCGTCTTCGCGCTGACAGCGGTGATCAATCTGATTCCGCTCGCGAGTCTCGCCACCATTCTGATCTTCACGGGGCTGAAGCTCGCCAAACCGTCGATGTTCGCGGATGCCGCCAGACAAGGCCTTGCGCGTTTCGCACCATTCGTCGTGACGATCTCCGCCGTGCTGCTGACCGACCTGTTGATGGGCATCGTGCTGGGGATCGTGTGCAGCATCGCGTTCGCCATTCATGCGCACATGCAGCGCCCAATCACGCTGGCGCAGCATGACGACCACTTCCTGCTGATATTCCGCAAGGACGTGTCGTTTCTCGCGAAGGTCAGCCTCAAGGAACATCTGAAGGCGATCCCTGATGGCGCCACAGTGCTACTCGACGGCAGCCGCGCGGATTTCATCGACCCCGACGTGCGAGAAATGATCGATGAATTTCTGGGGAATGTTCCTGCGCGAGGGATTCATGTCGAGTGCCGGCAGTTGGGGCCTATTGTCGAGGAACGCGTCGGATTGCGAGGTATCGGGGCGTTCTTGCGCAGGCAGTGA
- a CDS encoding TolC family protein gives MLTRNLAAVLAIAAVNPAFAQSAAPLAQDNRPSPSTAQAEPPEGAALSLDEALGIAAENNPLLRGARADADASRGTFMQAGARPNPQISLLQEGFGRMERTSTALVNQTVELGGKRQARLDVASYGREVALASLDARGAALRSDVIAAFYGLLAAQRQLQVARESADIATRSAELADKRARAGKVSPVEATKARVAATGVQIEQANAASRLTIAAEKLSNVTGSPLVRGRPVAGDIDNVPAIELLAELLPQLSDAPLARAAQAETLRSNAAIAVERAKRIPDITFSAGMKRVVTGGVPGNQAVVGVSIPLPLFDTNKGALLESVHKAEKASADFESEKARLQLDLIQAYANYERSSLEARRLKTDVLPAAREALDAMSRGYELGKFSFLDVLDAQRTLFQGQSQYVQALTDAHLAYAEIGRLVGVPLPGSAPRLP, from the coding sequence ATGCTTACCCGCAACCTGGCTGCCGTACTTGCGATCGCTGCGGTGAATCCGGCCTTCGCGCAATCCGCTGCGCCGCTGGCGCAAGACAATCGACCCTCACCATCGACCGCACAAGCTGAGCCGCCCGAAGGCGCCGCCTTGTCGCTCGATGAGGCGCTCGGCATCGCCGCCGAGAACAACCCGCTGCTGCGCGGTGCGCGCGCCGATGCCGATGCGTCGCGTGGCACGTTCATGCAGGCAGGCGCCCGCCCCAATCCGCAGATCTCGCTGCTGCAGGAAGGGTTCGGCCGCATGGAGCGCACGTCGACGGCGCTCGTCAATCAGACCGTCGAACTCGGCGGCAAGCGTCAGGCGCGCCTCGACGTCGCCTCTTATGGGCGCGAAGTGGCGCTCGCGTCGCTCGATGCGCGCGGCGCGGCCCTGCGGTCGGACGTCATCGCCGCGTTTTACGGATTGCTCGCGGCGCAGCGCCAGTTGCAGGTGGCGCGTGAGTCGGCCGACATCGCGACGAGATCGGCGGAGCTGGCGGACAAACGCGCGCGGGCGGGCAAGGTGTCGCCGGTCGAGGCGACCAAAGCGCGGGTCGCCGCGACCGGCGTTCAGATCGAACAGGCCAACGCGGCCTCGCGGCTGACCATTGCCGCGGAAAAGCTCTCGAACGTGACGGGCAGTCCGCTCGTGCGTGGACGCCCTGTGGCAGGTGACATCGACAACGTGCCGGCGATCGAACTGCTTGCCGAACTGTTGCCCCAACTGTCCGACGCACCGCTCGCGCGCGCCGCGCAGGCCGAGACGCTGCGGAGCAACGCCGCGATTGCCGTCGAGCGCGCGAAACGTATCCCCGATATCACGTTCAGCGCGGGCATGAAGCGGGTCGTGACCGGCGGGGTGCCCGGCAACCAGGCGGTGGTCGGTGTTTCCATTCCGCTTCCGCTGTTCGACACCAACAAGGGTGCGCTGCTCGAATCGGTTCACAAAGCCGAGAAGGCGAGCGCCGACTTCGAGAGTGAAAAGGCGCGCCTGCAACTCGACTTGATTCAGGCGTACGCCAACTACGAGCGGTCGAGCCTGGAAGCGCGGCGTCTGAAAACCGATGTCCTGCCGGCCGCGCGCGAGGCGCTCGACGCGATGTCGCGCGGCTACGAGCTCGGCAAATTCAGCTTCCTCGACGTCCTGGATGCGCAGCGCACGCTGTTTCAGGGCCAGTCGCAGTACGTGCAGGCATTGACCGATGCGCACCTGGCTTACGCCGAGATCGGCCGGCTTGTCGGTGTTCCGCTGCCCGGCAGCGCGCCCCGTCTACCTTGA
- a CDS encoding efflux RND transporter periplasmic adaptor subunit: MLSRKLIVATAVTLSGVSVALAVFALTGVSSKTAGASGVVETSASAPAMTGQHGGTVFRHGALAVEVVLSEKPGDARLVVYPFVEGKPADKDLAVSGSIKRYDGSIQPLRFASAGQKLTSAEPIAKPHVFDASIDLKWRGQSASFVFSRADGAIALSAAQIEAAQIRLDRAGPAQILTTFQLPGEIRFNEDRTAHVVPRVAGIVERVNVSIGEKVAQGQVLAVIASTDLADRRSELLSAERRLAAARTSYQREKTLWQERISAEQDYLQAQVVLREAEIATQNARAKLAALNAPPSAGALNRYELRAPFAGTLVEKHATPGEAIAADAKVFVLSDLSSVWAEMAVPAQRLNDVRVGREATVSATAFDSKSSGPIAYVGALLGEQTRTAPARVVLPNPDGAWRPGMFVNVSVDAGKQSVPLAVASDALQEIDGAPAIFVQSPRGFVAQAVETGRRDDKVVEVVKGLGPGQQYAAANSFVLKAELGKGSAEED, from the coding sequence ATGCTAAGCAGAAAACTCATTGTCGCCACCGCGGTGACCCTCAGCGGCGTGAGCGTCGCGCTCGCCGTGTTCGCGTTGACGGGGGTGTCGTCGAAAACCGCGGGCGCTTCGGGCGTTGTCGAAACATCGGCAAGCGCGCCGGCTATGACCGGCCAGCATGGCGGCACGGTTTTCCGACACGGCGCGCTGGCCGTCGAAGTCGTCCTGTCCGAGAAGCCGGGGGACGCGCGCCTCGTCGTCTATCCTTTTGTCGAAGGCAAACCCGCGGACAAGGACCTGGCCGTGTCGGGTTCGATCAAGCGCTACGACGGTTCGATACAGCCATTGCGATTCGCGTCGGCAGGTCAAAAGCTGACGTCCGCCGAACCGATCGCGAAGCCCCACGTCTTCGACGCGTCCATCGACCTCAAGTGGCGTGGGCAATCCGCATCGTTCGTGTTTTCGCGGGCCGATGGGGCAATCGCGCTCAGCGCGGCGCAAATCGAGGCGGCGCAGATTCGTCTCGACCGCGCCGGTCCCGCGCAGATTCTCACGACGTTCCAGCTTCCCGGTGAGATCAGATTCAATGAGGATCGGACAGCTCACGTCGTGCCGCGCGTGGCGGGCATCGTCGAGCGAGTCAATGTCTCGATCGGCGAGAAAGTCGCGCAAGGGCAAGTGCTGGCGGTCATCGCCAGCACCGATCTTGCGGATCGCCGAAGTGAACTGCTGAGCGCGGAGCGCCGGCTCGCCGCCGCGCGAACCTCGTACCAACGCGAAAAGACGCTGTGGCAGGAGCGTATCTCGGCCGAGCAGGATTATCTCCAGGCGCAGGTCGTGTTGCGCGAAGCCGAGATCGCCACGCAAAATGCCCGCGCGAAGCTCGCCGCGCTAAATGCGCCGCCATCGGCCGGCGCCTTGAACCGTTACGAACTGCGCGCCCCGTTTGCCGGAACGCTGGTCGAGAAGCACGCGACGCCCGGCGAGGCGATCGCGGCGGATGCCAAGGTATTCGTGCTCTCCGACCTCTCGTCCGTGTGGGCCGAAATGGCGGTGCCCGCGCAGCGCCTGAACGATGTGCGTGTCGGCCGCGAAGCGACGGTCAGCGCAACCGCGTTCGACTCGAAGTCGAGCGGTCCGATCGCCTACGTCGGCGCGTTGCTCGGCGAGCAGACCCGCACCGCGCCGGCGCGTGTGGTGTTGCCGAATCCAGACGGCGCGTGGCGGCCGGGCATGTTCGTCAATGTCTCGGTGGATGCCGGCAAACAAAGCGTGCCGCTCGCGGTGGCGAGCGACGCGCTGCAGGAGATCGACGGCGCGCCCGCGATCTTCGTGCAGTCGCCCAGGGGTTTTGTCGCTCAGGCCGTCGAGACGGGACGCCGTGACGACAAGGTCGTCGAAGTGGTGAAAGGACTTGGGCCAGGTCAACAGTATGCCGCCGCGAACAGCTTCGTCCTCAAGGCCGAACTCGGGAAAGGCAGTGCCGAGGAAGATTGA